The genome window GGGCCGTGGTCCGTCATCCTCCACGGGGAGTCCTCCAGCACCGCCACGAGCAGGTCCAAGTCGATCTCCCCGTCCGGCACGGTGGGCTCAGGAGTCCCGAAGACGTGCGTCCACATCTGCTGCAGATCAGACTCGCTACCGGTCAGTTCGACCTCGCGGCTGTCTCCGGTGAGGAACCTGATCTCTCGGATCAGACCCATCAGTCCGTACTCCGACAGATCCCGGGCTCCGCCATACCTCCGCTTGCCGTCCTCATCGATACGCCAGGACAGGGAACATAACCGCTGGTCAAGGTCCCGCAGTGATTCCTCGGTAACTGGCCTATCCCCGAATAACAACTGGTGATGGGCGATGACTGGGAAGGTCATGCTGCTGCCCTGCGCTGCGCCTGGTACACCTCGGACCGCCAGGTGCGCTCCCGGACCCGCTCCTCCTCCAGGACCTCATCCACGATCCCCTGAGTCACCACACGATCCATCTGCAGGGCGTGTCCGGAGAGCACAGGCACCTCGACACCCTCGACGGTCTCACCCTTCCCCAGGAGATTCCAGACCTCCCGTGCGGTGCGGGTCGTGTCCCAGGCAGGCTGCTGGCGAATCATCTGCAGGTACCGGACCATCTGGAGACACAACTCGCTGCTGATCCTGTGCTCCTGACCGTCTGCTCCCTGGATGAAGTGCACCTTCCGGTAATCGAGGAGCGCCCCCACAAAATCGCTCTTGACCAGTGTGGATTGCAGATCCGGTGCCTCCAGCCTGGTTCTCGCCACCAGCAGGGGTGCCCAACGCCGTATGGATTCCAGATCGATCATCGTCAACTCCCGTCACCACGTCCCGGACCCACTGCCCGGGGCTGTGGCCAGGGACGTTATGCCGATTTCGTCAGTCTTCACAATTTGTGCAAATCGAGAATCCGTGTTAGGTGACACCCCATCTGTGCAGGTCAGGACAGATTTCACCCGAATGGGGGTGATTTCTCTTATTTGCCAGATCGGGGATTCTGGTGCAGTGTCGCCTCCCACCACTGCTCACCGGGAGCCGTGGACAACACCAGGAGGACCACCATGTCACTCGTCAGGATCATCGCCAACACCACCGAGGGGCGGGAGGAGGTCATCGAGCACCCGTACAGCGGCACCGTGTCCCTACGGCAGATCGTCCGTGATGTCACCGGAGAGGAGTTGGACATCGAGGCACAGTGGGAGTTTGGACTCGGCAAACTGCTAGGGGATCACTACCGGAACACCGGGGAGTTTTCTTCCGTGGAGGTGCTGATGCTCACCGACGAGATGGTGGCGAAGGAATCGGAATAATTCCTGGAGAGACCCACCGCACTCACTCGGAAAATTTCTTCTCAACACCTCTTGTGCGGTGTCAGATGATGCCCGTACCGTCATTGTCAGAGAGGTCAGGGAGATGCCTGATCCGAATCTCTGAAAGGGAGAAATATGACGTACACGAATGCAGTTCTTCAGCGGTACCCCGAGAAGGTCGAGGATCTCTACCGAAATCAGGACAATGATCTGGCACTGGCCACCTACGTGGAGTTTGCCGGTCTTGGACTCGACGGATATATGGCCATGGATAATCTCGTCCCCTTCTTCACTGACACAGACGGTCACCCCGACTGGACCGAGGACATGCTCCACCTCAGCCAGTCCGACTACGAGGAGAAACTGGTGAGGCTGGATGATCTGGTGAAGCAGCAGCAGCAGTAGGACAACGGAACACCCCCGGCTCTCATTGAGGGTCGGGGTTGTTCTATGTCTGCAGATGAACCCGCTCGCGCCCACTGATGAAATTTCTTCCCATCACCTCTTGTGGCGTTCACCGACAGTCCGTACCGTCATACTCAGAGAGGTCAGGAAGTACCTGATCCGGAACCCCACGAGAGGGAGAAACATGTCAGTCAACATCCTTTCACTGCAAGAATTTTCAAGAGACGGCGACCCACGCTGGGATGAGGAAGAAGAGGTCTACCACATGGAGAACGGGGAGGATATCGATCCGGGATACTTCGGATACCTCGATGAGTTCGATAACTTCATTGACGAGACGAACTGGTGGGAGGCTGCGGGGCTGGATATTGACCTCAGTGTCCAGGAGGAAGAGCGCGATAACCACACCATCTACTGGATCCCTAGGCCGTACGTCTCTGGCAACGACCTGGGCGAGGTCCTCTGGGATGGTGATGCACCGGCTTTCCACATGGTGGAGGGTCGGCCTGATGGACTTCACTACCAGGATGGTGGCTCTGGAGAAATGTTTTTCCCGTTCTATGTGGACTCCCTGGAGGACGTGAAGGATCCGGGAGACTTCTACGTGGAGTGGCACGACGAGGAGTAATCGGCAACTAGAACAACCCCGGCTCTCTCATTGAGGGTCGGGGTTCTTCATGTCCTGCCCCCTTGAACCACGCCACCAACTCTTCATATTCTGTCACCACCAGCAGAAAGGAGAATGATGAGCAGCAGGATAATCGAGGTCGGCCCGGAGGATGCGCCGGTCTACTACAGGACCGAATGGTGGGGACCATTTGATAAGCCGCCGTACGTCTTCACCGCAGCCGGGGAGATCATCCCAGGATATGACGGGGCCGTACAGGTGGAATCCCAGGATGATGTGGAGGAACCTGGGCAGTACTGGGCACGGGAGTTGACGGTGGAGGAAGCGAAGAACATGGGTGGGGCTCGACGGTAATTAGGCAGGAATGTCCCCGGCTCTCATTGCGGGTCGGGGATTCTTTGTGTCTTCACCTCTTGTATGGGATCAGATGCCCGAAATATCATAGGAGATGGTAAGCAACAAACGACCGTTTGATACTAAGGAGAACCAAACATGGAAACCGACACTGTTTCCCCAGGTCACGAAGAGTCAGAAACGTCAGTCAAAACTCACACCCCCAGGATCGTCGGATACGCCCGAGTTTCGACAGATAAGCAGGATCACGACAGCCAGATCCTGGCAATGAAGTCAGCGGGTGTCACCGAGATCATCACTGAGACCGGCAGTGGTAAGGTCACTTCCCCTAAGCCACGGCGTGATGCGCTCCTGGCAGAACTGGAATCCGGAGATACTCTGGTGATCTGGAAACTGGACAGGCTCGGGCGGTCCATGTCAGAGACCATCCTCATCCTGGAGAACCTGAACAGTCGGGGGATCACACTGCGGATCATCACCGAAGGCTTCGACACCTCTGGAACCCTGGGCAAGATGCTGGCCGGAATTATCGCAGGGCTGGCAGAGATGGAGCGTGAGGCAATCTCTGAGCGCACCAAGGCAGGGTTGGCGGCAGCACGAGCCGATGGGAAGACGCTGGGACGGCCCCAGGTCATCACCGATGAAGATCTGCCCGTCCTCCAGGATCTGCTAGCCAGCGGCAGGACGAATGCTCAGATCGCCCGGGCGCTACGGTGCTCGCAGTCCAGTGTGGTGCGGGCGAAGCGACGGCTGGCGCTGGACGGGGAGATGGCAGCATGACCGCATTCGCCCACATCTACGCATCCCCGACAGTGAACGTGCTGGTCAGCATGGATTTCGAGGTGCTCGTCCGTGGTGACCTCGACCGCCCCGCACCTGGACTCCTGTCCGATGTCTCCCCCTGGACTGTCCCGTCAATCCATCGTGTCATCTCCACCCTGCGGCAGGCCGACGATATCCGGGGACACGTCCTGGAGCAGATCCGTGACCTGTCCGAGGAACTGGGTGAACCCCTCGCCTGGACCGACACCCGGTTTCTCTGGGTGCTCGACCACTCAGAGCACCTCGGTACCAGGATGCTGCCCGCTGCCCTCCTGGACACGATGAGGAGTACCACCGTGGAATCAGACCGGGATCCGCTGAGCCTGCTGAGGTCCACGCCGGTCGGTGTCCTGACCACGGGTATTCGCTAGGATCTCAGAACCGCAGTAGCCTCCCAGTACATCTACTGGGAGGTTCACTCATGCAGGTTTTCATCAGGCCCGACCGCGCGTCCATGGTCGTGGAGGAGCCGTCGGGCACCAATGCATGGCTCGACTGGAGCGCGATGACCATGGCAGTGCAGGTGGGCGGTGCAGGTCACGATATCTGGGAGGGGCCACTGGAAGTCACGACGGGCACCGACACCATCACCATCCACCGCGAGGGTCACGAGGATCTCACCATCACCCCCACCCTGATCGACAGCATGCCTATGTATGACATCCCATTGGGCACGCGGGACAGCGTCATGTGGACAGCGGAGAGTGGAACTACCGTCCGGCTCTCCTGACGCATGACGACTGATACCCGGTGAGATCTCCGGCATCCACCAGCCACACCCCCGACACCTTCACAGCCCGCAGTGGTCGGAGCGTCCCCTGACCCCCAGCACACCATCGGGAGATAGTGGAGCGGGAGACACCGGCTGTGCGGGCGGCCTCCTCCACAGTCAAATAATCGGACATCATCATTGCCGCCACCTCAGTCTCGCTGTCCGGTCGTGCTGGGCGTCGAGATGCTGCTGGATGAAGGACGGCGGCGGTGCATCTCTCTCGTACTGCTCACGCTCCTCGACCCGCTGCTGTGCCGCCTCGCAGATCTGTACGTGCCGGGGTGTTCTTCTTTTCAGGAATTCGAACATTGGCTCTCCTTTCATGAGAGTTACTTCCTATGAAAATTGTCCTGCAGGGGTCTGACCGGATACAAGAGGACGGGTGTCCGCCTCTCCGCTGAACACCGCCAGGGGATCCCGCTGATATCCCGCCAGTTCCCCTCGGATGCTCCGGCAGGTATCCCTGGATCCACATCCGGGACGCGGGACACCCATCTGACGAATCCCGGAATCGCATTCAGGAAAACCGGGAATCACATCTGCAGGGGTCCCACGAGACATGTCTCCACCATCCAGTCCGTCTCCTGCCGATGCCTGTCCGACAAACTCGGGAACATCCTCCGCCTCTACCGTGATGCTCGTCCAGATGGTGACAGATGCATGTCCGGCCTCATGACGGAATCGGCGCAGATCAGAGTCCATTTTTGGAGTTGTGATTGGGGCCACACCTGGGGTGCCGCCTGGAGTGAGGTCTGGATTGTCATCTGGAGTGGAGTCTGTAGTAGTGATCGGAGTCACAGGACACTCTCCGGAGTGCCCCTGAAATAGCGCATCACCGATTCCCCATACACGCAGACCTGCATATCACTGATCCCCCAATGACCCGATTTGCCTATCACCGATTCCCCATAAGCCCTGATTCTTCATATCATCGGTACCCCACAAACCCCGATTCTGGGCCTGATCCGGGCCTGGTTGCCACAAAACCCCAGGTCGCGGTCCCGCACAGGCACTCACGGCACACATAGGGTGTCCCACGGCCCCTCTACGGGGATCCTGAGCGTGGGGCTGAGTGGTGCCTGGAGTGCCGCCGAGCACGCCCTGGAGCACCCCTGTGGAGCGTGCAGATATGGGTGAGCCCCCGGCGGTGATGCCAGGGGCTGTGGGGGGTCGTCCGGGTCAGTGCTTCGGGGACTCCCGGATCTCCGCCATCGTCATACCGCCCTCCTCCACGGCTCGCGTCACCCAGCGATAGACAGTCTGGTGATCCATCGGATGCCCATGCCTGCCCATCTCCTCCGCGATCTGACGCGGTGTGGCACCAGCGGAGTACAGCATCAGCACCATGCGTCTCCTCATGCGTGCCAGGTCCTCCTCGGCCTTCATGAGGTGCCGGATACTGGCGATGGACTTATCTCCCGAGCCCGTGGAGACCGCTTCATCCACTAGGGCGAGCCGCTGTGAAGTCCGTTTCCCCACAGCCTGCACATCATCGCGCAGTTTCTCGCGGATGGTCCTCTTTATCTCCTGCTTGATCGGTGGAACCCTGCTCATCTGGCAATCTCCTGTCGTGTCTGTTCGAATAAATGATTCTGGTCGTTCTGTGTCACCACGGTGTCCACTGGCTGCGCGGGGTGGCGGGGAGGTTCTGCCGGTCGAGGGGCGGCATGTCATCGGCTACCCGGACGGCCTCGGCTGCGGCAGTGGTCAGGTCCTGGAGGTGCTGCTTGGCGCGGAGTCTCCGGGCTTCCTCTGCTCGTTCCTCGTCCAACCGCTGTTCCTCGGCCTGACGTTGCCGCTCATCCTCCTGGCGCTGGATCTCCTCTGCCTCAGCACGACGACGCTTCCGGACCTTCTTCAGAATCTTCTTGCAGTGGGACTGGGCCGCTACAGCATTGTCCCGTGCAATCTCATTCTTGTGATCGTCGTGCTTCATCTTCGCCAGTGGATTTTCGATCCAGGACTCCATCGCCATGCCGAATCCAGTGCTGTGGAAAAAGTCTGTCTGGTTCTTTGGGATGAACTCTGCTGGCACCCCCGCTGCTGCCACTACGTCTTTGATCCAGGCTTCCGCAGCATCCTCACCCAGTCGGTCCAGGATGATCTCGAAGTCGCGCTCCGTGATGCCCTCCCAGGAATCCCGAGTCAGCGGTGTGCCATAGACCAGTGGTGCTATCTCCTCATTAGGCTGCTGCATCATTGGTGGTGACCTTCACATTTGCTCTGGCACACCGCTGTACGTACTCCCATGCGGTATCGGAAGCCAGGGAGATCGTGTCCATATCTGCATCGTCCAGAAGCATGTCGAGCGCCGTCTCGATGATGTCTGTACGGGTCAGCCCAGCAAAATGCTGTGCAGCGGCGATCCGGTGCTGAAACTTCTTGTCCACTCGCACATTCAGGATGAACTGCGAATCATTCGGGCCAAGGGGCTTACTCATTCTCTATCTCCTATGTCTCTGGGAACCATCCTTTGATTCCTCGGTGATGCCTATTGTATGAGTGTCCGGTAAGAGGAACAATAGGTCGTGAGAGGAAATTTCACAGTTGAGAGGAGAAGTCATGAGCGGGATGTTTGATGACCTACTGGACTTCGGTGATGAGCCGGAGGACCAGGGTCCGACAGAGAGAAAAGAGAGGACAGAGAGGAAGCCTGAGAGGAAAACTGTTGAAGACTACCTGGCAGTCATTCGGGCGGCAGAGGCATCTTCGGTCACCATGCCCAGCACGGGCGGCGATGGTGTCCCCGTATCGCTCAGGGGACTGACTCCGCTGGCGAAACTCCCCGAGGATGATCAGCAGGCGGTGGACATGATCTGGGACAACTGGCGGTCCACCGAGGTGAATTTCTACGCTGCTACACTGACCCCGATCCAGGCCGTGATCAGCGAAGATACAGGCGAATGGCGAATTCTTCTGGAAACCACAGCGACTCTGCCGGAAATGGGCGACCCCGGATTCCCCTGGGTCCACGGCAAGTCGATCCCGGATCAGTGGTCAGTACGTCCATACCCGGGGGCACAGTGGATCCTCCCGGTGATCATCCCGATGACCAGCCGTCACCACATCCTGATCGGATCACCGCTGCGGCAGTGGGAGAATCGAGAAATCCGCTGGTCACGGGAAGATCGGAGCCGGTGGGTAGATGACAATTTTTCTCTGATCTGCACCCACCTCGTCCGCGCTGACCTCGATGGGAGCATCTTGTACGCCGCACTCAGGGATGTACTCCCCAGCAGCACACTGGGCGATGAGATCCCTGCATCCACAGCCCTGGTAGCAGAGCACCGGGACCGCTTCGAGGCACGGCACGCCCAGTGGAAAAAGGCTGCTGACCAGGCAAAACAGGTGAACAAAGGCTGGTTCAAAGCCCACGAGCCCATGTACGACGGCCCAGAGACCGCCCGGTATGCGCCGACCCTCACCGCCGCAGGGACGAAGGACTCCTCGGTCTGGCTGGAGATCACCCCGGCCCGAGGATCTACCCTCACCCCCGAGCAGTTGGGAAAGTCCTGCCTGGCAGCAGTGAGAAAAGCGGTGTCTACCAGCGCAGTTTCGGTTGACATCGCCCCGAACGGCAGCGCGGCGCGGTTCACCATCAGCCTGCCGGAGGTCGTCCGGGATGACCTCGACGGGTCCTGGATCCCCTCCATGGACCTGCTGCCCCGAGGTGGTGGAGTGAATGAGGCAGCGGCGGTGGCAGCAGGGTGGGATCTCCGGATTCCACTGGGACAGAGCATGTCCGGGGAAACACTCTGGTGGGATTTCAAAGCAGACCAGCATCTCGCAGTTTTGGGAACAACCGCCTCTGGAAAGTCATGGTCGATTCTGTCCTGGATTACCGAACTTGGTGGAAACTTCGGCGGGTCAGAACTTGTGGTCATTGACGGTAAGAATTCGGGAGATTTCAATTCCCTGATGTCCCCTGAACTCGCGGCTCACTCCGGTGTTCGCTGTGTCGCTGACCGGCCAGCATCCGCCTTTGCTGCCCTGCTCTGGGTAAACGGTGAGGTCGAGCGTCGAAAGAAGATCAATGCAAAACTCAAGGCGCAGGGAGAAACGAAACTGCCGTTCCCTCGCCTGATTGTCATTGTCGATGAGATCGGTTTTCTGATGACCGAATGGCCGAAAAAAATTCGTGAGCAGGCCGACAAGATTATCGGCCAGATTCTCCGTGCTGCCCGGTCGGTCGGTGTTCACATTGCTCTGATCAGCCAGGATGCTCGGGATTCCAGTTACCCGAATTCCTGGCTGCAGAATCTCAGTCTGAGGATGTCCCTCGGTGCAAATCCCGGCCCCATGATCCAGAAAAAGATCCTCGGGGACGAGAAGGCACTGCAGAGATACCCTGCTCAGGCAGCATTTGTGGCCGACAAGACCAAGAAGGGTCGTGGCCTGATGTCCCGGGAGGTTGACGGTGAGACTGTCATCGACGCCTTCAGGTCGGCACACGTCTGGTCCCCCACCAAGGGCAGGCCTGAGGACACCCCCGGCTGGGCGGAGATGAAGGCAGTGTGGGAGGAAAAGAACTGGTCAGCGCCTCGTTTCGGCTTCGAGATCCCGGATGACCTGGACGCCGAGGATCCCACCGACTACTGCCGGATCGCCGCCCGGATGCTGGACGATGAGGACGGACACCCGCTGCCTGACCGCGCATACATGGATCCGAGCAGTATCGGTGAATATCAGCCCTGGGACGGATCAGTCGGAATTTCACTGGGTGGTGATTTCTAGCCCTCTTGTGCCGGATGAGACAGTGTGAATACCATTGAGAGTAGAAACTTTGAGTGGTAGCGAAGGGGTCTACCAGGGAAAAGGAGAGAATGATGGAAATGATGAAGCATATCGGACGGAGGGCAGTGCGGAGTTGGGGATTTTGGCTGGCAATGGTGGCACTGATGATCGCCATGATGATCTGGACTGTGGCGCAGTCCTGGGGTGATGCGGATTCTCGGATGCCGGAGGCGTCTCCGGTACAGCAGGTGTCCAACGTGATGTCGATGGGCGCCCTACAGGCTCGGGTAGATGATGTCCGGTCATATGCTCCCGAGGATGCAGATATTCTCCAGCGAGGTCTGGACAATGGCCTGCAGATCACGGTGGCATACGAGAAGCGCTGAGAGAAATACTGACCCCCACTGGAAACGGTGGGGGTTTCGTCATGCCCGGAAGTTTCCCCAGGTAATCACCTATTGTGTGAGAGGTGATGAGAGACATAAACTTGTTCTCACAACATAGAAATGTTCCCCCGGCGGCAACCAGGGGAACGGGTGGAGATGAAAGTCATCTCCTGTGATTCCTTGAGAGGGGAAATCAATGTCTGACTATAGTATCGCGTGCGCACAGAGGGCAACCGCAATGGCACCGGAGTTTCCGGCGGTGACAGTTCCTGTACCGGGATGCTCACCCGTGGCGGAGAATCGCAGGTATGAGGGGTGGGACGAGAGGATCTACCCCAGCCAGCAGGACATGATCCAGATCGGTACCCAGCAGACCCCGGTGACACAGACCCTGACGCTGTGGGCACTGTCCGGGTACTGCACTGACAGGGATGGCCGGTGGTGCATGACCCGGCACCAGTGCTACGAGGTCGCCGCAGCGTATGGCCTGTGCAGTGAGAGCGAGTTTCAGGAGATGTGGACGTGGGCGACGGAGGACGGTCTGGCTCCGGTCTGGGCGGTCGTGAATGATCTGGAACAGCGGTGGCTCCAGAAGTTCGAGGAGTCCCCGGCTGGTGGACA of Corynebacterium terpenotabidum Y-11 contains these proteins:
- a CDS encoding FtsK/SpoIIIE domain-containing protein, giving the protein MDLLPRGGGVNEAAAVAAGWDLRIPLGQSMSGETLWWDFKADQHLAVLGTTASGKSWSILSWITELGGNFGGSELVVIDGKNSGDFNSLMSPELAAHSGVRCVADRPASAFAALLWVNGEVERRKKINAKLKAQGETKLPFPRLIVIVDEIGFLMTEWPKKIREQADKIIGQILRAARSVGVHIALISQDARDSSYPNSWLQNLSLRMSLGANPGPMIQKKILGDEKALQRYPAQAAFVADKTKKGRGLMSREVDGETVIDAFRSAHVWSPTKGRPEDTPGWAEMKAVWEEKNWSAPRFGFEIPDDLDAEDPTDYCRIAARMLDDEDGHPLPDRAYMDPSSIGEYQPWDGSVGISLGGDF
- a CDS encoding helix-turn-helix domain-containing protein; the encoded protein is MMMSDYLTVEEAARTAGVSRSTISRWCAGGQGTLRPLRAVKVSGVWLVDAGDLTGYQSSCVRRAGR
- a CDS encoding recombinase family protein encodes the protein METDTVSPGHEESETSVKTHTPRIVGYARVSTDKQDHDSQILAMKSAGVTEIITETGSGKVTSPKPRRDALLAELESGDTLVIWKLDRLGRSMSETILILENLNSRGITLRIITEGFDTSGTLGKMLAGIIAGLAEMEREAISERTKAGLAAARADGKTLGRPQVITDEDLPVLQDLLASGRTNAQIARALRCSQSSVVRAKRRLALDGEMAA
- a CDS encoding helix-turn-helix domain-containing protein, whose product is MSRVPPIKQEIKRTIREKLRDDVQAVGKRTSQRLALVDEAVSTGSGDKSIASIRHLMKAEEDLARMRRRMVLMLYSAGATPRQIAEEMGRHGHPMDHQTVYRWVTRAVEEGGMTMAEIRESPKH